A single window of Halococcus salifodinae DSM 8989 DNA harbors:
- a CDS encoding DUF6414 family protein yields the protein MGASDSQTEMASERVPGFLYLDMERVRSIASRMDEGIVEEMVEAEEDEFQWANRFTASVKATLYGIGGFAAQNETEVGETNTEISEETKSLHHYSYTLLEEWLDGAETGWFHDVDTILEEYERQPNVAQGGVRDRIEEGDIIRVTGDLDLLDFQTSLEFANGIFEGFDNFEQKVEDLDIDERLKAEYDLGEITEINSAEMELISLIFDLFEDMMPEEYRNMVAAEIRAQNEHPEPSFWGLVESEKLNSNPAELLSKYQSSSVPDCTVLARVETITTSEGGTQPDEMDDLSLGSFHHFTDDIAAEFGFKVSHPSIGISPIAIYR from the coding sequence ATGGGTGCTAGTGATTCCCAGACCGAGATGGCGTCCGAGCGAGTTCCCGGCTTCCTTTACTTGGACATGGAACGAGTCCGGTCTATCGCATCGCGAATGGACGAAGGAATTGTTGAGGAAATGGTAGAGGCCGAAGAAGACGAGTTCCAATGGGCTAATCGTTTCACAGCCAGCGTCAAGGCTACACTGTACGGAATTGGTGGCTTTGCAGCACAAAATGAGACGGAAGTAGGTGAAACTAACACTGAGATCTCTGAGGAAACTAAATCCCTGCACCATTACTCGTATACACTACTCGAAGAGTGGCTAGATGGGGCCGAAACAGGGTGGTTCCACGACGTTGATACAATTCTTGAGGAATATGAGCGCCAACCTAATGTAGCACAGGGAGGAGTTCGAGATCGCATCGAAGAGGGCGATATAATACGGGTTACGGGAGATCTGGATCTTCTTGATTTTCAAACCAGTCTGGAATTTGCGAATGGTATATTTGAAGGATTCGACAACTTCGAACAAAAAGTAGAAGATCTTGATATTGACGAGAGATTGAAAGCAGAATATGATCTCGGAGAAATTACTGAGATCAATTCAGCCGAAATGGAACTTATTAGCTTGATCTTCGATCTCTTCGAAGATATGATGCCAGAGGAATATCGAAATATGGTCGCAGCCGAGATTCGAGCTCAAAATGAACACCCTGAGCCGAGTTTTTGGGGATTAGTAGAAAGCGAGAAGTTAAACTCGAATCCAGCAGAACTATTGTCTAAGTATCAATCAAGTAGCGTTCCTGATTGTACAGTTCTTGCTCGTGTGGAAACTATAACTACATCTGAGGGAGGGACTCAACCGGACGAGATGGATGATTTAAGTCTTGGCTCCTTCCACCACTTTACCGATGATATTGCAGCAGAATTCGGATTTAAAGTATCACACCCATCGATAGGGATTTCGCCGATCGCCATCTACCGTTAA
- a CDS encoding MBL fold metallo-hydrolase, whose translation MATQLGDGIWWFGLRGVNAYLVEDDVLTLVDAGTPLDAGAIAAGIEAAGHAVADVERVLLTHYDLDHVGTLDRLDDLDAVVRTGAADAAMLTGETNPPWRNHKGALQRATGTFLGCDLPVAAIDDGEEVGSFTAYHTPGHTPGHTAFVSEERSAGFLGDLVFEGGGSLDASPWLVSYDTREAAASVRSLAERAPAFDVLGMGHGVPFVRDGDQRLADLAGSLR comes from the coding sequence ATGGCCACACAGCTCGGCGACGGCATCTGGTGGTTCGGCCTCCGCGGTGTGAACGCCTACCTCGTGGAGGACGACGTGTTGACGCTCGTCGACGCCGGTACGCCGCTCGACGCGGGAGCCATCGCAGCCGGCATCGAAGCGGCGGGCCACGCCGTCGCAGACGTCGAACGCGTGCTCCTGACCCACTACGACCTGGATCACGTGGGCACACTCGACCGGCTCGACGACCTCGACGCGGTGGTGCGGACGGGTGCGGCCGACGCCGCGATGCTCACCGGCGAGACGAACCCACCGTGGCGAAACCACAAGGGTGCGCTCCAGCGCGCCACGGGGACGTTCCTCGGCTGTGACCTCCCGGTTGCGGCGATCGACGACGGCGAGGAGGTCGGCTCGTTCACGGCGTATCACACGCCCGGCCACACGCCAGGTCACACCGCATTCGTGAGCGAGGAGCGCTCTGCGGGATTTCTCGGCGATCTCGTCTTCGAGGGCGGCGGTTCGCTCGACGCCTCGCCGTGGCTCGTGAGCTACGACACCCGCGAGGCCGCAGCGAGCGTCCGCTCACTCGCCGAGCGCGCGCCCGCGTTCGACGTCCTCGGAATGGGCCACGGCGTCCCGTTCGTCCGCGACGGCGATCAGCGCCTCGCGGATCTTGCCGGATCGCTCCGGTGA
- a CDS encoding DUF7126 family protein, which produces MTGDEVETAIVTGPDPEGLGDALEAHGLSVARIDGAANRPALEEGGVSEADLFVLTDVSHATSIPVALDLAADLRVIVYARESLPEFAKGQADLLVDPGLLDPDIVAEELAG; this is translated from the coding sequence ATGACGGGAGACGAAGTCGAGACGGCAATCGTCACCGGACCCGATCCCGAGGGACTCGGTGACGCGCTCGAAGCGCACGGACTGTCGGTGGCCAGGATCGACGGTGCGGCGAACCGGCCGGCGCTCGAAGAAGGTGGAGTCAGTGAGGCGGACCTGTTCGTGCTGACAGACGTCAGTCACGCGACCTCGATCCCGGTCGCGCTCGATCTCGCGGCCGATCTCCGAGTGATCGTCTACGCGCGTGAGTCGCTGCCCGAGTTCGCGAAGGGTCAGGCGGATCTGCTCGTCGATCCCGGGCTGCTGGACCCCGACATCGTCGCCGAGGAACTCGCGGGTTAG
- the guaA gene encoding glutamine-hydrolyzing GMP synthase, with product MVDTESFIEEAVAEIENEVGDANAVIALSGGVDSSVAAALAYEALGDRLTPVYVDTGLMRKGETEQVADTFSYMDSLRIVDAHDRFLDALEGVTDPEEKRHIVGEGFIREFEREARDTEADYLVQGTIYPDRIESEGNIKSHHNVGGLPDVVDFEGIVEPVRELYKDEVREVARELGLDELVAERMPFPGPGLAVRVLGEVTEEKLEVAREATHAVEEELEEYDPWQALAAVIGKATGVKGDNRVHGWVVSVRAVESRDGMTARALEIDWETLQRLQSRITGSQENVARVVYDVTHKPPATIEYE from the coding sequence ATGGTCGATACTGAATCGTTCATCGAGGAAGCCGTCGCGGAGATCGAGAACGAGGTCGGCGACGCGAACGCGGTGATCGCACTCTCCGGTGGCGTGGATTCGTCGGTCGCGGCCGCGCTGGCCTACGAAGCGCTCGGCGACCGCCTCACCCCGGTGTACGTCGATACCGGCCTGATGCGGAAAGGCGAGACCGAACAGGTCGCGGACACCTTCTCGTACATGGACAGCCTGCGGATCGTCGACGCCCACGACCGGTTCCTCGACGCGCTCGAAGGCGTCACGGACCCCGAGGAGAAACGCCACATCGTCGGCGAAGGGTTCATCCGGGAGTTCGAGCGCGAGGCCCGCGACACCGAGGCCGACTACCTCGTCCAGGGCACGATCTACCCCGACCGAATCGAGAGCGAGGGCAACATCAAGTCCCACCACAACGTCGGCGGACTGCCCGACGTCGTGGACTTCGAGGGGATCGTCGAGCCCGTTCGGGAGCTGTACAAGGACGAGGTCCGCGAGGTCGCGCGCGAACTTGGTCTCGACGAGCTGGTGGCCGAACGGATGCCCTTCCCCGGGCCGGGCCTCGCCGTCAGAGTCCTCGGCGAGGTCACCGAGGAGAAGTTGGAGGTCGCGCGCGAGGCGACCCACGCGGTCGAGGAAGAGCTCGAAGAGTACGATCCGTGGCAGGCACTCGCCGCCGTCATCGGCAAAGCCACGGGCGTGAAGGGCGACAACCGGGTTCACGGCTGGGTGGTTTCGGTCCGCGCAGTCGAGAGCCGCGACGGGATGACCGCTCGCGCCCTCGAAATCGACTGGGAGACCCTCCAGCGCCTCCAGAGCCGGATCACCGGCTCGCAGGAGAACGTCGCGCGCGTGGTCTATGACGTCACGCACAAACCGCCCGCGACCATCGAGTACGAGTGA
- a CDS encoding CTP synthase: protein MPTTPDTGPGEGPKFVFVTGGVMSGLGKGITAASTGRLLANAGFDVTAVKIDPYLNVDAGTMNPYQHGEVYVLNDGGEVDLDLGNYERFLDADMSFDQNITTGKLYKNVIEKERSGDYLGKTVQIIPHITDDIKRRVREAAAGHDVCLIEVGGTVGDIEGGPYYEAIRQFSHEEDDEDVLLAHVTLVPYSKNGEQKTKPTQHSVKELRSIGLQPDIVVGRCEDELDPETKEKIALFCDVPEDAVFSNPDVEDIYHVPLMVEGEGLDKYVMDELGIEGEALPTDERTSQWRDLVTREQSGTVTIALVGKYALEDAYLSIHEALKHAGLEHGVEVDVLWVDAEEMANTHVQRLKEADGVVVPGGFGTRGTTEKIAAARYARENDVPFLGLCLGFQMAVIEYARNVCGLDDAHSTEMEPETANPVIGLLPEQYDIEDLGGTMRLGAHETDIEPETLAADLYGESCTERHRHRYEVNPEYIDRLEDAGLQFSGRANNRMEILELPDHPFFFGTQFHPEFRSRPGRASPPFVGLLDAAMEDDDHQTIDEVEA from the coding sequence ATGCCGACAACCCCCGACACCGGTCCCGGCGAGGGACCGAAGTTCGTTTTCGTCACCGGAGGTGTGATGAGTGGCCTCGGAAAGGGCATCACGGCCGCCAGCACCGGCCGACTACTCGCCAACGCTGGCTTCGACGTCACCGCCGTCAAGATCGATCCTTACCTCAACGTCGACGCCGGGACGATGAACCCCTACCAGCATGGCGAGGTCTACGTCCTGAACGACGGCGGCGAGGTCGACCTCGATCTCGGCAACTACGAGCGCTTCCTCGATGCGGACATGAGCTTCGACCAGAACATCACGACCGGGAAGCTCTACAAGAACGTCATCGAGAAGGAGCGAAGCGGCGATTATCTCGGGAAGACAGTACAAATCATCCCGCACATCACCGACGACATCAAGCGTCGCGTTCGGGAGGCTGCCGCGGGCCACGACGTCTGTCTGATCGAGGTCGGTGGAACAGTGGGAGACATCGAGGGCGGACCGTACTACGAGGCGATCCGGCAGTTCAGTCACGAGGAAGACGACGAGGACGTTCTCCTCGCCCACGTCACGCTCGTCCCGTACTCGAAAAACGGCGAGCAGAAGACCAAACCCACCCAGCACAGCGTGAAGGAGCTCCGCTCCATTGGTTTGCAGCCCGACATCGTGGTGGGCCGCTGCGAGGACGAGCTCGATCCCGAGACCAAAGAGAAGATCGCGCTGTTCTGTGACGTTCCCGAGGACGCGGTGTTCTCGAACCCCGATGTCGAGGACATCTATCACGTCCCGCTGATGGTCGAGGGCGAAGGGCTCGACAAGTACGTGATGGACGAGCTGGGGATCGAGGGCGAAGCGCTCCCTACCGACGAGCGCACGAGTCAGTGGCGCGACCTCGTGACCCGCGAGCAATCCGGTACCGTGACGATCGCTCTCGTCGGGAAGTACGCCCTCGAAGATGCGTACCTCTCGATCCACGAGGCACTCAAACACGCCGGTCTCGAACACGGCGTCGAGGTCGACGTGCTCTGGGTCGACGCCGAGGAGATGGCGAACACCCACGTCCAGCGGCTCAAGGAGGCCGACGGCGTAGTGGTGCCGGGCGGGTTCGGCACCCGCGGGACGACCGAGAAGATCGCTGCCGCGCGGTACGCCCGCGAGAACGACGTCCCGTTCCTCGGACTCTGTCTCGGCTTCCAGATGGCGGTCATCGAATATGCCAGAAACGTCTGCGGCCTCGACGACGCGCACTCGACCGAGATGGAACCCGAAACAGCGAATCCCGTGATCGGTCTGCTGCCCGAACAGTACGACATCGAGGACCTCGGTGGAACGATGCGCCTCGGTGCGCACGAGACCGATATCGAGCCCGAGACGCTCGCAGCCGACCTCTACGGCGAGTCGTGTACCGAACGTCACCGCCACCGCTACGAGGTCAATCCCGAGTACATCGACCGGCTGGAGGACGCAGGACTTCAGTTCTCGGGCCGAGCGAACAACCGGATGGAGATCCTCGAACTCCCCGATCATCCGTTCTTCTTCGGAACCCAGTTCCACCCCGAGTTCCGATCGCGGCCTGGCCGGGCGAGCCCGCCGTTCGTGGGGCTGCTCGACGCCGCGATGGAGGATGACGACCACCAAACGATCGACGAGGTCGAAGCCTGA
- a CDS encoding alpha/beta hydrolase translates to MDVVVPGGRDVRGTLDHPDDTSDESMDSELEQIVVACPPHPQDGGTRSDRRLVAVSDALGERGVACLRFDYGEWDEGRGEQADVKNAVRWAHEHADSVGLFGFSFGATMALCAAAEIESLRAVSALAPDRGREGADAVAALDGVDCPAQVLYAERDTTADWEPVVDRARELDLTVTALSADHFFVGQAEKVAAEVVGFFDEEW, encoded by the coding sequence ATGGACGTCGTGGTGCCTGGCGGTCGGGACGTGCGTGGAACGCTCGATCATCCCGACGATACGTCGGACGAGAGCATGGACTCGGAACTCGAACAAATCGTGGTCGCGTGTCCGCCCCATCCCCAGGACGGCGGAACGCGCTCGGATCGGCGGCTCGTAGCGGTGAGCGACGCACTCGGTGAACGTGGCGTTGCGTGTCTCCGGTTCGATTATGGGGAATGGGACGAGGGCCGTGGCGAGCAGGCCGACGTGAAAAACGCCGTGCGGTGGGCACACGAGCACGCCGATTCGGTCGGCCTCTTCGGGTTCAGTTTCGGCGCGACGATGGCGCTGTGTGCGGCCGCCGAGATCGAAAGCCTCCGAGCGGTGAGCGCGCTCGCGCCCGATCGCGGCCGCGAGGGTGCGGACGCGGTGGCCGCCCTCGACGGGGTCGACTGTCCGGCCCAGGTACTCTATGCCGAGCGCGACACGACCGCCGACTGGGAGCCGGTGGTTGATCGCGCCCGCGAGCTCGATCTGACGGTGACGGCGCTGTCGGCGGATCACTTCTTCGTCGGGCAGGCCGAGAAGGTGGCTGCGGAGGTCGTCGGGTTCTTCGACGAGGAGTGGTGA
- a CDS encoding PspA/IM30 family protein, whose translation MGILSRASYVIRSRLNSVLNSAEDPGEALDYSYEQLRDQLQDVKGGIADLTTQKKRLEIQKRRLEENVEKHNEQAREAVRQDREDLARQALEKKKQKMTQIEDLEGQIAELQNTQDQLVEKKNTLQGRIEEFRTKKESMKARYEAAEASTRVSEAMTGAGDEMEDVGRSIERANEQTEDMEARAAAMDELEESGAFEDALSDKDQLDRELESLSSDSEVDAELETLQAEMGADGGSETASDSTSEDVESATSEVEAASNGADGGSDESADPAVEAELEELQSDEDT comes from the coding sequence ATGGGAATCCTCTCGCGCGCGTCGTACGTCATCCGGTCGCGGCTGAACTCGGTCCTCAACAGCGCCGAGGACCCGGGCGAAGCGCTGGATTACTCCTACGAACAGCTCCGCGATCAGTTGCAGGATGTGAAGGGCGGGATCGCGGATCTCACCACCCAGAAGAAACGCCTCGAGATCCAGAAGCGCCGGCTGGAGGAGAACGTCGAGAAACACAACGAGCAGGCCCGCGAGGCCGTCCGCCAGGACCGTGAGGACCTCGCGCGTCAGGCCCTCGAAAAGAAAAAGCAGAAGATGACCCAGATCGAGGACCTCGAAGGTCAGATCGCGGAGCTCCAGAACACCCAGGACCAGCTCGTCGAGAAGAAAAACACCCTTCAGGGTCGGATCGAGGAGTTCCGCACGAAAAAGGAAAGCATGAAAGCGCGGTACGAGGCCGCCGAGGCGAGTACGAGGGTGTCCGAAGCGATGACGGGCGCTGGCGACGAGATGGAGGACGTGGGCCGATCCATCGAGCGCGCGAACGAGCAGACCGAGGACATGGAAGCCCGCGCGGCGGCGATGGACGAACTCGAAGAGTCGGGCGCGTTCGAGGACGCCCTGTCGGACAAGGACCAGCTGGATCGTGAGCTCGAATCGCTCAGCTCCGACAGCGAAGTCGACGCCGAACTCGAAACCCTCCAGGCCGAAATGGGGGCCGACGGCGGCTCCGAAACGGCGAGCGACTCCACGAGTGAGGACGTCGAATCGGCGACCTCCGAGGTCGAGGCAGCCAGCAACGGGGCCGACGGCGGTAGTGACGAGTCGGCCGATCCCGCGGTCGAGGCCGAGCTCGAAGAGCTCCAAAGCGACGAGGATACGTAG